From the Hordeum vulgare subsp. vulgare chromosome 1H, MorexV3_pseudomolecules_assembly, whole genome shotgun sequence genome, the window GCAAATTTGGCACGAGGCGTCTGTCCACGAAGGCACACATCTGAACCAATGCATGATTGTTGATGAGTGACCTTGACAGACACAGGTAGAAACGATCTAAACTGAGTTAGGAATCCAATGTTCTTGTGCTTCACGTCCACGTCTTCATGCATGGCTCTTCACGCCTATACCCTACACACATATATCAtcgcccactcgtgtggaaccagCTGCTCACAGTAAGAGCTCAATCGCTAGTTGTTATCAGCAACGAGAAGCGGATGTGAGCAGCTAGCTGCAGAAATTCGTGCggcatggagaagaagaagaataagaataagacgaCGACGGGCTGCTTCGCGCCAATCTTCGCCGCGTGCGTCCCCTCCGTTAAGCAGCAGCCCGGTGGCGCCGACGATGCCGCCACGAGCCGCCTCAGCTTCTCTTTCGCAGACCAGAACCAGCCGGAGAGCATCATCGACCCGGCCGCCTCCGTCGTGGCCAGGAAGGACggtcggcagcagcagcagcagcactgcACTGTCATCGTCGGCACCATCTTCGGGAGCCGAAGCGGCCGCGTCACCTTCTGCGTGCAGCGCGAACCCGCCGTGCCGCCCCCGTTCCTCTTCGAGCTCTCCGTTCCCATGCAGTCCCTCGCCGCCGAGATGGCGTCCGGCCTTCTCCGCATCGCGCTCGAGTGCCACCGCTCCTCGTCTAGTGCGGCCGGCGAaaatgctgctgctgctgccgccggcaccTCACGCCCGAGAAACGTCTGGACAGCGTCCTGCAACGGCCGGGATGCGGGGCATGCCGTGCGGCGGCCGCCGACGGAGTGGGAGCGGGGCGTGCTGCAGAGCATGCGGACGATGACGGCCGGCGTCGGGGCGCTGCCGGCCGCGGCAGCACACGAAGGGATCGACGAGGAGGTGATGTATATGAGGGCGACGTACGAGAGGGTGGTGGGATCCAAGGACGCGGTGTCGTACCATCTCATCAGCCCGCGCACCGCCGGCGATAGCCCGCCGCAGGAGCTCAGCCTCTTCCTGCTCAGAACCAGAGGCGACTGAAGATTCAATGTCCGAGTCTACGCAGTGACATGCACGTGCTACAAGTTACTCTAGTATATTGATATATTGAACCGTGCTTGCAGAGTACTCATGTGTATAGTTCTAGCATAGTTGGAATAAATTTTTTATCAAAAGGTGGAATATATGCGCCTTGTTGTATGGTTGTCTGGTATGTTATGCATTTTTATATTTTTCAAGAACTAAGAGCATGGCAAACGATGTAAATTATTTGGATCTCAATAAAATGCCTACATCCCTAAAAAAAAAAGCATCCACAGTCGGACCCGGCAAACCCTCCTCAAAGTCTGAGCAGTCCACCCGGTCACTGCCCGGTCACAAAAATTCGACCGAGACGGGCGTCTCAAACCAGCCTCAAACGTCTGGGCTGACCGACACCCCCCATTTCCAACCCAAACATGGGGTGGATATGGGAGTGCCCGGGCACGCCTGCCACGTCGGCATGACGACATGGCCCCATGCGGACTCGCCGGGAAACCCGACGGTCCGACGGGCACCTCGGTCGTCGGTGCGATGTGAACGTTTTGTGTGGCCCCGCTCCGGGGTTGGGGCCAACTATTTAAGCCGGCCGGTGCCCCCAGCCCTAGCACATCCGCATCCTTCCTCTCTCTGCAGCCACCCGAGCACTTCCCTCTCCAAGCCCgtcagccatgccaccacgccgtcgACATTACACGATCCAACACCGTTTCTTCATCCTTCAGCAGGTCCGAATCGAAGGGAAGCGAGGCCACCTCTGAAACCGGATGTGGATttcaaggagggggaggagatggggaCGAGCCCGAGGAGGAACCACATGCGACGAAGGAGGAGGCGCCGCCGtaggagccggaggaggaggcgctgGCGGGCCGCGCAAGCGGCTCAAGCTCCGGTTCGGGTAATCTCCGACGAGGAAGAATCTTAGATAGTACGTACGATATATTCTGCATGCTTTTGTATGGATATGAGGGATGAAATATGAGAGAGTTGGATGTGAAAAAGGAAATTTGAGGCGTGACCTGTCAGTGTCCGCAGACGCGCCCGGACGAGTCCACGGGCGTGGGGGATGGGGATTTGCAAGGTCCGAATGTAGTTGCTCTAAGAGCATTTATGGACAGACTTAGCAAATATGACCCCCTAAACACCTACGGACGCGTCCGGTCAGTGACCGGGCATGTTTCTTGTTTGTCTGTTTCCGCAACTACACTCTTCATTGTTTTCCTCATATGTGTGATCACTTACATGTGATTGacggagaggaagagagagaaagaaaagaataaataaagaaaaagaaaaggtggtACCGGATGGGGTCGCGTCCTACGTGACGGACTGATCGGACATGCCCGGTCGCGTCCGTGAGCCCTCATATTCTCTCCATATTTATCCTCAATATGAGAGTTCACGGACAGTCCGAACGTATAGGATGATATGAGGGTCCGATTAgatcaattttttttatttcgcTATCCTGTCCGGTCACTGGCCGGACGTGTCTGCAGATGTATGAGAAATCGTTTGAGGCGTCCGATTATAGAAGTTTTGATATATGTAATGTAGTGGTAAACCTTTGAATTTAACATAGGTCTTCAGAATTCGTGGGCCATTAACATTTGGAAAGACAATTGCTGATGACTAGCCTCGTCTGATCTCTACAGACCGCGGCCACTGCCCCTCCATGATGTGACCGTGCAACAACACAATCTACATTCATATTCACTCTTCCTGCTGTGTGTGGTAGCCATCGCTGTTGCTGTAATGCTTCCACTCCCGCTGCATGGGCGAGGCATGTTCCCACTACACGGACATAGTGATGGAGGAGCGGGAGGCCGCGATCTGGTAGGGGCCTACAACATGCGCCTCACCGACGAGCACCAGCCAGAGGAGGAGCTACTCAACGTCGGCACCACCATCACGCCATACGTGGATGTGCCAGAGCACGAGGCGCAACTCGAGTCCTATCGCTTCGTCCATGAGATCCGCCACGATCGGCGGTGGCACCGCCAATGTCAGTTCGAGTTAGAAGCTGCGTACAAGGAGATGGATGAGGCAACGGACGAGCTATTCAGCAAGAGCGATGATGAGGAGGACATCGCCAACTCTGTCATGGTCGCGCCACGCCATCACGACCATGAAGCCGACACGTCTGCGACCGTCGCCGACAACGAGGAATAATAGAACTTGGGAGGTCATTGGCGGTCAGGTCCCAAGAAGGACACCGCTTGTACCCTCCCGTTGAAGCCAAgcttgatgggctcaacaacattgACCTATTAGCCTCTTTTCAACATGAAGACGACTTCAGTTCTCGAGGCTCACGGCTGTGAAGGCGGAGCTTCAATTTTTGCGGCTCATGGCCAGTCAGAGATGAGGAACGACGCCGACGGTCATTTCAACCTAGGTTTATAGTCTGGTCTAGctaaaatatgtttgaaatgtAAATGTTTTTCTCCAGTTTGAATGAGAATCATACGGTTTACATGTAGTTAGCCTGGTTATTTTAAACTTTGTTTAAGTTGTATGCGGGTATCGTTGGATGGCCAACTCCCGTATCCGTGTCCGTGGACAAATGTGGGAGCAAATTTGTGTGAAAGCGATGGAGATGCCCTTATatctgcaaaacaaaaacatgCATGTAAGTTGAGTGCATCTTCAGCGCAGGTCGTGTCAAATACGACACTCCATCCACAATGATTTAAGAAATTCTGTCACAAATGATAAATTCACTATGCGTGAAAGAAATCGTGGCCAACAACTACCATACACATAACCTTTTCTGTATGCaaatcactactggaaaacagttatttgccatctgctgcttctttgccgtctgctggctgatggcaaagaccctctttgccatcagctaccagaaaccagacgacaaagagcaggctgatgccaaagttactattttccatcagccagctctttgtcgtctgccagctcatGACAAAGAGCatgcacgcagacggcaaagagcatgggcggcccaccccgcagcccctctctcccccctaacggccacattctttgccgtccgcttttctaCTCTGTGCCGTCGGGAGTCGGACGGTAAAGAGGGTGCCCCCCCTAaaggccgttagccccacccccacgcgcctctcccCCCCTAATGGCCACCCCGACACCACAgagtctcacccccgacaccaccaccgccgccgcgccctcctccggcctccctgcgccgccctgcgccctcctccaccccggccgccctgcgccccctccaccGTCGCCCTGcggcccctcctccaccccggtcgccctgcaccctcctccaccaccgcgcttcgccccctcctcctccccggccgccctgcgcccccttctccaccccgacacccctctctctcacccccgacaccaccaccgccgccgcgccctcctccggcctccctacctcaccaccgccaccgccgacgccaccccccaccccagcgccccacccaccgccgccgccctcctcgcgcccctcaccgtgcccctcctccccctgctgccctcctccccctACGGCCTCTCCTCCCCCTACGGCCCTTCTCCCCCTACGGTCCTCCTCCCCTTTCggttagttttttttcttcttttttaatagtttttttttctaattagttatatgttttagtgaggttttggcttagttttagtttagtttagctttagttttagtttaggtttagttaggttagtttcctgtttagtaaaggagaaaaggagaaaggagaagatgacgaaggacaaaggagaagaagaagaaggagaaaggagaagaagaagaaggagaaaggagaagaagaaggagaaaggagaagaaaaaaataaggataagaaggaaaagaagaagaaggaaaaagaagggaaggagaagaaagaagaagaagaagaagaaaaataggagaggaagagaagaataagaggaaaaaagaaaataataataataagaagaagaagaagagaagaagaaaaaaagaagaaggagaagaagaataagaggaaaaaataaaaaataaaataagaagaagaagaagaagaagaagaagaagaagaagaagaagaagaagaagaagaagaagaagcagaggaagaagaaggagaagagaagaagaagaaaagaagaagaaggagaagaagaataagaggaaaaaagaaataataataataataataataataataataataataataataataataataataataataataataataataa encodes:
- the LOC123401914 gene encoding protein MIZU-KUSSEI 1-like; the protein is MEKKKNKNKTTTGCFAPIFAACVPSVKQQPGGADDAATSRLSFSFADQNQPESIIDPAASVVARKDGRQQQQQHCTVIVGTIFGSRSGRVTFCVQREPAVPPPFLFELSVPMQSLAAEMASGLLRIALECHRSSSSAAGENAAAAAAGTSRPRNVWTASCNGRDAGHAVRRPPTEWERGVLQSMRTMTAGVGALPAAAAHEGIDEEVMYMRATYERVVGSKDAVSYHLISPRTAGDSPPQELSLFLLRTRGD